In Thermospira aquatica, the following proteins share a genomic window:
- a CDS encoding YkgJ family cysteine cluster protein, which produces MNEKSVFLETCREGCAACCIVPSITTPLPGMPEGKPAGVPCIHLDENLRCRLYGKPERPSFCVSLKPSYEMCGQSREEAWVYLTILEEKTRPQR; this is translated from the coding sequence ATGAACGAAAAGAGTGTCTTCCTTGAAACGTGTCGTGAGGGATGTGCTGCGTGTTGTATTGTTCCTTCTATTACTACCCCTCTTCCCGGGATGCCTGAGGGGAAACCTGCAGGTGTTCCCTGTATCCATCTTGATGAAAACCTTCGTTGTCGGCTCTATGGGAAACCAGAACGTCCCTCCTTTTGTGTCTCTTTGAAACCTTCCTATGAAATGTGTGGACAGAGTCGTGAAGAGGCGTGGGTGTATCTGACCATTCTCGAAGAGAAAACGAGACCGCAAAGGTAG
- a CDS encoding MATE family efflux transporter, with product MKSSQYMTEGSIASAIIRFSIPLFLGSVFQQLYNVVDSIILGQFVGKEAMAAVGVSFPITFLLIALVMGLTMGSMVLISQYYGAKNIQKVKLTISTTTFILLWTVVVVTLLGVLFGGWILKLIRTPGDIFFMAHRYTMIMFLGMFALFGYNGLSAILRGMGDSKTPLYLLIFSTILNILLDLLFVLVWKWGVEGVAVATVIAQAFSFVFGLLFLFKKSEFFRFRPKEFRFDWDIMKKSLAIGMPSGVQQVMVAIGSMILVGLVNAFGTDAIAAFTAAGRIESFTMMPAMNISMAISTFVGQNIGAGREDRVKQGVGVALVMATLLSVVLSLLMVTFAESLVMIFNRDASVVRIGREYMWIVAPFYLAFMVMFVFNGALRGAGDTFIPMIITILSLWGLRIPVSVFFSRYWGTNGIWWGIPVAWLFGMVFSGLYFLTGRWRNKVVVKEHHIPLEALEAVAAFECEENERKECLP from the coding sequence ATGAAAAGTTCTCAATACATGACTGAGGGAAGTATTGCTTCTGCTATCATACGTTTTTCTATTCCTCTTTTTCTGGGAAGTGTTTTTCAGCAGCTTTACAATGTTGTTGATAGTATCATTCTGGGGCAGTTTGTGGGCAAGGAAGCAATGGCGGCAGTGGGAGTGAGTTTTCCTATTACGTTTCTTCTCATAGCCCTTGTGATGGGGCTTACCATGGGAAGTATGGTGCTCATCTCTCAGTACTATGGGGCGAAAAATATCCAGAAGGTAAAATTGACTATCAGTACTACCACGTTTATTCTTCTCTGGACTGTGGTGGTTGTAACGCTTCTGGGTGTTCTTTTTGGTGGATGGATACTCAAATTGATAAGAACTCCTGGGGATATCTTTTTTATGGCACATCGTTATACGATGATCATGTTTTTGGGTATGTTTGCTCTTTTTGGGTACAATGGGCTTAGCGCGATTCTTCGGGGTATGGGGGATTCGAAAACGCCGTTGTATCTTCTTATCTTTTCTACCATACTCAATATTCTTCTTGATCTTCTTTTTGTTCTTGTATGGAAATGGGGAGTAGAGGGAGTAGCAGTGGCGACGGTAATTGCGCAGGCTTTTTCTTTTGTTTTTGGACTTCTTTTTCTTTTCAAAAAAAGTGAGTTTTTCCGGTTTCGCCCAAAAGAGTTCCGTTTTGATTGGGATATTATGAAAAAAAGTCTAGCTATAGGGATGCCTTCTGGTGTTCAACAGGTGATGGTGGCTATTGGCAGTATGATACTGGTTGGTCTCGTGAATGCTTTTGGTACAGATGCTATTGCGGCTTTTACGGCGGCAGGAAGGATCGAATCATTTACGATGATGCCGGCGATGAATATCAGTATGGCTATTTCGACTTTTGTTGGACAGAATATTGGGGCTGGCCGTGAAGACAGGGTAAAGCAGGGTGTTGGCGTAGCTTTGGTTATGGCCACTCTTCTTTCGGTTGTTCTGTCCTTATTGATGGTGACATTTGCCGAGTCGCTTGTGATGATCTTTAACCGGGATGCTTCCGTGGTACGTATTGGACGTGAATATATGTGGATTGTGGCTCCCTTTTATCTTGCCTTTATGGTGATGTTTGTTTTTAATGGGGCTTTGAGAGGAGCAGGAGATACCTTTATCCCTATGATTATTACGATTCTATCCTTGTGGGGACTTCGTATTCCTGTGTCGGTTTTTTTCTCAAGATACTGGGGAACAAACGGCATATGGTGGGGGATCCCTGTTGCCTGGCTTTTCGGCATGGTCTTTTCTGGGCTCTATTTTCTCACGGGACGATGGAGAAATAAAGTTGTGGTGAAAGAACACCATATTCCTTTAGAGGCTCTGGAAGCAGTGGCAGCATTTGAGTGTGAGGAAAATGAACGAAAAGAGTGTCTTCCTTGA